CTGACCCAACAGCTTCTGAGCCGGCAAGAGTTTATCCAAGGCGGACCATAGGAATAAAGTGTACAGAACAAATGCGAATCCCAGATGAGAGGCAAGTCGATACTGGGAAACTCGTGGAACATCGCTTTCATGTTGGAATCGATCCTCCAAACCTGACTTGACCATATACCATCCCATCAGTCCTTGAGCGGCTATGAGAGCTCCAAATGCAACGGTACGAATTTTCATTCCCCGATCCAGATAACCCCTGGACCAGAAATACACTGCCGGAATTGCGTAAAATGCACCGATAAGACGACCCCACATGCGATGGCCATACTCCATGAACcaaatcattttgaattcacTAAGAGTCATGTCTTTGTTCTTGCTAAAACGAAACCGAATGTTAGTTTCCAAAATTAAGTCGCCTCTGTTACATACATTTTAAATTCTGGAAATTGCTGATAACGCTCGAATTCCTCCTGCCATTCCTGTTGAGATCGAGGCATTTTTTCGCCCAACAATTTCCACGTGACCATTGACAACCCCGATTCAGTGAGTCGTGTCACACCACCTGGCATTGGGAGtataaatgaaaaatttaatctcAATTTACCACTATGACTAAACTGACGATTTATTTAGCCGTTCGATAGACTATCTCTGCTATCACGAGACACACGCAGTAGAGCACAAATCCGTAGCAGACAATCCCACCTAATACGACGGCTACGAAGACCATTCCACTGCATCCGAGCAGCCAATAACCAACTGCTTTGCGACCCTTTTCTGTGACGTCGGGTTTAGTGCAGTACCGTGTCAGCGATGTGCGCAGAATGCGACCCGGTGTAGTGATATTTGCCTGAAATCGATTATTTCAGCATAATTTACTAAATGTCCTAATATTATATTCATAAGTTGTTTACCTTTTTAACATTCTGAAGAAGGTTCGGACTACGGCCAAATGCATTTCCGGTCACAAACGATCGACATGCagttagatttttccaaacggGACTAGACGAATTCACGGTGGCACGAACGTGAGGAGTTGCTAACCGGAGGTAATTCAGCATGATTTTGGAATGGAAATgcacttcaaataaaatgttttacGCCACTTCTCGACAATATTAATATTACAGAAAATCCCCGAAAGTTTGAGGGATGAGATCAGAATTAATTTGCAGTGCAATAAAACTAACAAAACTAATAAAACTTGATACCACTGATACCCTCGAACTTGAATCACCGGCTCTACAAACTGATTGCGAAACAATTTGTTTTGACGTTTCATTCCATTAGGCATTCTGCGAACGTGTACGCACACgcacatttcactcacacttttactcagtttgtttgcaaccacgagcagctgtcacggcaaaatcaaatgggattgtttgcaaccacgaaccgcgcgttcgtgttggtgagaaatgtcggcaagACGATGACCGCATACTCCAGTGCTCGGGCTATGCTTTTTGTTTACAAACTTTACATTGCGCATCATGATGCACCCCACTTCGCCCACTTTAGCCAATCTATTtaactatagacactataggttccatagacgagcgcaggCACGGTTGGGTTATTTCaattaagtgtgtttttccactttttcacagtgtaccacgcgaatttgacgtcacacgctgcGTTGCTTGGGTTGCAatagtgacgtcatgctcgtttggctacactaactgacagttcgtttggctacactcgccttcgcctctaCTTCGCCTCacctcgtctatggaacctatagtgtctatatatttaactaaaagatattttagttactagataaagattgtcgctactgttccctttgttctgctgtccgaaacatgtgtggtacatacctgtcaaatcgtatggattttccttctttgacatttagctcccctatcctcgccagcaaaagatgttccggacagcgacaatctttatctagtaactaaaatatcttttatttaaCTCCTTCGGTCGCCTTCATATGCCAAGGTTTATGCTTTGGCTTTTATGTGCTTGCAAAGAAAAAGTATACTGATGCTGAATCTCAACGTAGGTATAAAACACCTCGCACTTACCGTTGGACCGGTTGGACCTGTAGGGAATTCCCGACCCCTTAAGGGGTCGTCAAGAGGTCGCCCTTGGacataatatattatatatcaagacaaaattttcaaaacgacttatctgcttttgtaaacaaagattcaaacgacgatttgacgaatctgatagctctcccacgcaaaccaacaccatcaataggtaggtgaaggtttccgctttctgttgatggtgttggtttgtgtgggagagttatcagattcgtcaaatcgtcgtttgaatctttgtttacaaaagcagataagtcgttttgaaaattttg
The nucleotide sequence above comes from Armigeres subalbatus isolate Guangzhou_Male chromosome 3, GZ_Asu_2, whole genome shotgun sequence. Encoded proteins:
- the LOC134226586 gene encoding cytochrome c oxidase assembly protein COX15 homolog, whose amino-acid sequence is MLNYLRLATPHVRATVNSSSPVWKNLTACRSFVTGNAFGRSPNLLQNVKKANITTPGRILRTSLTRYCTKPDVTEKGRKAVGYWLLGCSGMVFVAVVLGGVTRLTESGLSMVTWKLLGEKMPRSQQEWQEEFERYQQFPEFKIKNKDMTLSEFKMIWFMEYGHRMWGRLIGAFYAIPAVYFWSRGYLDRGMKIRTVAFGALIAAQGLMGWYMVKSGLEDRFQHESDVPRVSQYRLASHLGFAFVLYTLFLWSALDKLLPAQKLLGQIPAATFKFKGLAHATKAAVFITAMSGALVAGLDAGLVYNSFPKMADRWIPSDILAMSPTLRNFTENPTTVQFDHRVLGTATLTLITGVFMLSRRRVLPPRAYTAATAVAAMGWLQVLLGITTLLTYVPVPLAASHQSGSLLLLSFAIWLTHEMKMVKRLPK